From Coturnix japonica isolate 7356 chromosome 3, Coturnix japonica 2.1, whole genome shotgun sequence, the proteins below share one genomic window:
- the FANCL gene encoding E3 ubiquitin-protein ligase FANCL, with product MAARGALLRQCPLLLPQNMEGTAYEGFVSAQGRDFHIRILLPAASQLKNARIECSWHLKKILHGYRHIVKQRLHSCPDLVSFVVELKTILEIALKNTPELHVPWPPEYYSCLVKDLETLGWNKVAYVDTALTTIKLKAEDSRDRQHLITLKLSAKYPTEPPDCTVDFPVQFAISWMPQDSLVDIHKQFLVALESLKEFWDTMDEIDEKTWVLEPENPARCATSRRIAIGNNVSVNIEVDPRHPKMLPECYFLGADHVVNPLRTKLNNNMHLWDPEISLLQNLRDLLEIDFPSRAALEKSDFTKDCGICYAYRLNGATPDQVCDEPRCGQPFHQACLYEWLQGLPSSRQSFNVIFGECPYCNKPLTLKSSMKKP from the exons ATGGCGGCTCGGGGCGCTCTGCTCCGCCAGTGTccgctgctgctgcctcagaaCATGGAGGGCACGGCCTACGAGGGCTTCGTCAGCGCGCAG GGTAGAGACTTCCACATCCGGATACTGTTACCAGCAGCTTCTCAACTGAAAAATGCCAG GATAGAGTGTAGCTGGCACCTAAAGAAGATACTGCATGGATATCGGCATATTGTGAAACAG AGGTTGCACAGTTGTCCAGATCTTGTCAGTTTTGTGGTGGAGCTGAAAACTATTTTG GAAATTGCTTTGAAGAATACGCCAGAGCTGCATGTGCCGTGGCCACCAGAATACTACTCCTGTCTTGTCAAAGATCTAGAAACACTGGGTTGGAATaa agttGCGTACGTGGATACTGCTCTCACCACAATCAAGCTAAAAGCCGAGGACTCTCGTGATCGACAACACCTGATCACTCTGAAGCTAAGCGCGAAG TATCCTACTGAACCACCAGACTGCACTGTGGATTTTCCTGTTCAGTTTGCCATTTCTTGGATGCCACAG GACTCCTTAGTAGACATCCATAAGCAGTTCCTTGTGGCATTAGAATCGCTGAAAGAGTTCTGGGACACCATGGATGAAATCGATGAGAAGACGTGGGTACTGGAGCCAGAAAATCCTGCACGGTGTGCTACTTCAAGAAGGATTGCCATAG GGAACAACGTTTCTGTGAACATAGAAGTAGATCCCAGGCATCCAAAGATGCTCCCCGAGTGTTACTTCCTTGGAGCAGATCACG TGGTTAACCCTTTGAGAACTAAGCTGAACAACAACATGCACTTGTG GGATCCAGAAATTAGTTTATTACAAAACTTGAGAGACCTCTTAGAAATTGATTTTCCATCTCGTGCCGCGTTAGAAAAAAGT GATTTTACTAAGGACTGTGGGATCTGCTATGCCTATCGTCTCAATGGCGCCACTCCAGACCAAGTGTGCGACGAGCCCCGATGCGGACAGCCTTTTCATCAGGCTTGCCTGTATGAG TGGCTACAAGGTCTTCCTTCCAGCAGACAGAGCTTTAATGTTATCTTCGGTGAATGTCCATATTGTAACAAG CCACTGACACTGAAATCCTCCATGAAGAAACCTTGA